From Halobacillus sp. Marseille-Q1614, the proteins below share one genomic window:
- the accC gene encoding acetyl-CoA carboxylase biotin carboxylase subunit, producing the protein MIKKVLIANRGEIAVRIIRACKEMGIETVAIYSEADREALHVQIADEAYCVGPTLSKDSYLNYTNIMSLATLTETDAIHPGYGFLAENAEFAEMCEECNIIFVGPSSYAIQKMGTKDVARETMREAGVPVVPGSTGIIENIEAGKKVAEEIGYPVIIKATAGGGGKGIRVARTEEELVKGINMTQQEAETAFGNPGVYIEKYIEDFRHVEIQVLADNHGNAVHLGERDCSIQRRLQKLIEETPSPAVTPEIREKMGDAAVKAALAVDYSGAGTVEFIFDQNEQKFYFMEMNTRIQVEHPVTEMVTGVDLIKEQLKVANNEKLSFTQEEIEFEGWAIECRINAEDPFKNFMPSAGKIDMYLPPGGFGIRIDSAAYPGYMIPPYYDSMVAKLITYGRDREEAIQRMKRALDEFVIEGVHTTIPFHQRMMEHEVFVGGDFNTKFLENYSVMSDETGEE; encoded by the coding sequence ATGATTAAGAAAGTTTTAATTGCAAACCGGGGCGAAATCGCAGTTCGTATTATCCGTGCCTGCAAAGAAATGGGGATCGAGACAGTAGCGATTTATTCAGAAGCGGACCGTGAGGCGCTTCACGTGCAAATCGCTGATGAAGCATACTGTGTCGGCCCTACTTTAAGCAAAGACAGTTACTTAAACTATACGAATATTATGAGTTTGGCGACTTTAACGGAAACTGATGCGATTCACCCGGGATACGGGTTTTTAGCGGAGAATGCAGAATTCGCCGAAATGTGTGAAGAGTGCAATATTATCTTTGTCGGTCCTTCTTCTTACGCAATTCAAAAAATGGGTACGAAAGATGTGGCCAGAGAAACGATGAGAGAAGCGGGGGTTCCTGTCGTACCAGGTTCAACCGGGATCATTGAAAACATAGAAGCAGGAAAGAAAGTGGCTGAAGAAATCGGCTACCCTGTAATCATTAAAGCGACGGCAGGCGGTGGAGGTAAAGGAATCCGCGTGGCGAGAACAGAGGAAGAACTTGTAAAAGGTATTAATATGACACAGCAGGAAGCTGAAACGGCCTTTGGTAATCCAGGCGTCTATATTGAAAAATATATTGAAGATTTCCGCCACGTCGAAATCCAGGTGCTTGCGGATAATCATGGCAATGCCGTTCATTTAGGCGAGCGTGACTGCTCCATTCAGCGCCGTCTTCAGAAGCTGATTGAAGAAACACCTTCTCCTGCCGTTACACCGGAAATCAGGGAGAAAATGGGTGATGCGGCAGTTAAGGCTGCTTTAGCCGTAGATTATTCCGGTGCAGGTACCGTGGAATTTATTTTTGATCAGAATGAACAGAAGTTTTATTTTATGGAAATGAATACTCGTATTCAGGTAGAGCATCCTGTAACAGAGATGGTTACAGGCGTCGATTTAATTAAAGAGCAGCTGAAAGTTGCTAATAATGAAAAGCTTTCCTTTACACAGGAGGAAATCGAGTTTGAAGGCTGGGCCATTGAATGCCGTATCAATGCCGAAGACCCTTTTAAAAATTTCATGCCTTCCGCAGGAAAAATCGATATGTACCTTCCGCCGGGCGGCTTTGGAATCCGCATTGATTCCGCGGCTTACCCGGGCTATATGATTCCGCCATATTATGATTCAATGGTTGCCAAATTAATTACTTATGGGCGGGATCGTGAAGAGGCCATTCAAAGGATGAAGCGTGCTTTAGATGAATTTGTTATTGAAGGCGTTCATACCACCATTCCGTTCCATCAGCGCATGATGGAGCATGAGGTTTTTGTGGGTGGAGACTTTAATACTAAATTCCTTGAGAATTACAGCGTAATGAGTGACGAAACAGGAGAGGAGTAG
- the accB gene encoding acetyl-CoA carboxylase biotin carboxyl carrier protein, translated as MLKVQEIRELIKLIDKSQIDEFSYESNGTKVCMKKSNGAVVTEAPLQQESSQPKPEPVQQTAPESAEKPAPKEESEAEQKPASTNYDKEITSPMVGTFYQSPSPNQDAYVKVGDQVKQDSVVCIVEAMKLFNEIEAEVSGEIVEILVNDGELVEYGQPLFRVKSA; from the coding sequence ATGTTAAAAGTCCAGGAAATTCGTGAATTAATTAAGTTAATCGACAAATCGCAAATTGATGAGTTCTCATATGAATCAAATGGAACGAAAGTTTGCATGAAGAAGAGCAATGGAGCAGTAGTAACAGAAGCCCCTTTGCAGCAGGAATCAAGCCAGCCTAAACCTGAGCCTGTTCAGCAGACGGCACCTGAATCAGCAGAGAAACCAGCTCCAAAAGAAGAAAGTGAAGCTGAGCAAAAGCCAGCATCCACAAATTATGATAAAGAAATTACTTCCCCAATGGTTGGAACCTTCTATCAGTCTCCATCCCCTAATCAAGATGCTTATGTTAAAGTAGGCGATCAAGTCAAACAGGATTCCGTTGTTTGTATAGTAGAAGCGATGAAACTATTTAACGAAATCGAAGCAGAAGTCTCTGGAGAAATCGTTGAGATTTTAGTTAATGATGGAGAGCTTGTAGAATACGGACAGCCTTTATTCAGAGTGAAATCGGCTTAA
- the spoIIIAG gene encoding stage III sporulation protein AG, giving the protein MSKWWNKLLSPLSSGEGQKINKRKYFIIIGLVGVFFILLSNLFQTPDTTVQPQPPADKQTSGSGPEAPVMAVADLEKEYEAQLTPLLENIQGVSEVDLMVNLAATEEKVYDKNLIIGKQTTNETDKNGGEREIEDYSKEQQLVLIRQGDREVPLLTKTNKPPVSGVFVTAKGVENMKVKEWVVEAVSRVLDVPSHRVSVLPKT; this is encoded by the coding sequence ATGAGTAAATGGTGGAATAAACTCTTGAGCCCTTTATCTTCTGGGGAAGGACAAAAAATAAATAAAAGAAAATATTTCATCATCATAGGTTTGGTTGGCGTATTTTTTATTTTACTCAGCAACTTGTTCCAGACACCTGATACTACGGTACAGCCTCAGCCGCCTGCCGATAAGCAGACATCTGGAAGCGGGCCTGAGGCACCCGTCATGGCGGTAGCTGATTTGGAAAAAGAGTATGAAGCTCAGCTAACGCCACTGCTTGAAAACATCCAGGGAGTAAGTGAAGTGGATTTGATGGTGAATTTAGCAGCAACAGAAGAAAAAGTATATGACAAAAACTTGATCATTGGAAAGCAGACAACGAATGAAACAGATAAGAACGGAGGGGAAAGAGAAATTGAGGATTATTCAAAGGAACAGCAGCTAGTACTTATCCGGCAGGGGGACCGCGAAGTTCCATTACTGACAAAAACTAATAAACCGCCTGTCAGTGGAGTGTTTGTCACTGCTAAAGGTGTAGAGAACATGAAGGTAAAGGAATGGGTTGTGGAAGCCGTGTCGCGAGTATTAGATGTACCTAGTCATAGGGTTTCAGTGTTGCCTAAAACATAG
- the spoIIIAE gene encoding stage III sporulation protein AE → MKYLLCLSFLIIAVFTNPMMSHASTSEENVRTLTDYISTEELEKNYDKLHEQYGEYMPSISFDDISEWSEQGNPSSGWISGIINFLFHELLANGKLLGSLLFLTMFSALLQAIQSSFENTVVSKIAYMVIYLVLIGLALESFGQVIQYTTATIEQMSSFMIGLLPLLLGIMASFSHLMSISFFHPIIIALVQSSGLLVKYLLIPLFTSSALLMVIGSLNSGFKVDQLAELLRKVGVAIMGAYLTLFLGVISVQGTVTAVQDGVTMKTARFVTGNFVPVVGRLFTDATDTILGASLLLKNTVGLAGVVILLGIALFPALKIFALALVYKFAAAILQPIGDGPVVTAMVIVSRHMMYIFAALLMVSMMFFLVIVIMVAASNITMMVR, encoded by the coding sequence ATGAAATATTTATTATGTCTAAGCTTCCTGATCATTGCCGTTTTCACTAATCCCATGATGAGCCATGCTTCCACATCGGAAGAGAATGTACGTACACTAACTGATTACATTTCCACTGAAGAGCTCGAAAAGAATTACGATAAACTCCACGAACAATACGGAGAATACATGCCTTCCATATCATTCGACGATATTTCTGAGTGGAGCGAGCAAGGAAATCCATCTTCAGGGTGGATTTCCGGAATTATTAATTTCCTCTTTCATGAGCTTCTTGCAAATGGAAAACTGTTGGGTTCGCTGCTCTTTCTTACAATGTTTAGTGCTTTACTGCAGGCAATTCAGTCATCGTTTGAAAACACAGTCGTCAGTAAAATCGCCTACATGGTGATCTATCTAGTTCTGATCGGCCTGGCCCTTGAAAGCTTTGGACAAGTCATACAATATACGACGGCTACGATTGAGCAGATGAGCAGCTTTATGATCGGCCTGCTTCCTCTGCTCTTAGGAATAATGGCTTCCTTTAGCCATTTGATGTCGATCTCATTTTTCCATCCGATTATCATCGCACTTGTCCAGTCGAGCGGTTTGCTCGTAAAATATTTGCTCATTCCATTATTTACTTCTTCTGCTTTACTTATGGTCATCGGTTCTCTAAACAGTGGGTTTAAGGTGGACCAGTTAGCTGAACTGTTGAGAAAAGTGGGGGTGGCAATAATGGGAGCTTATCTAACGCTGTTTCTTGGAGTGATCTCTGTACAGGGCACCGTAACAGCTGTTCAGGATGGAGTCACTATGAAGACAGCTAGATTTGTAACCGGTAACTTTGTTCCCGTGGTTGGCCGGCTATTCACCGATGCCACTGATACTATTTTGGGAGCTTCTCTTTTGTTGAAGAATACGGTAGGCCTTGCCGGTGTCGTCATTTTACTTGGGATCGCGCTATTTCCGGCACTCAAAATTTTTGCCCTGGCTTTAGTTTATAAGTTTGCAGCCGCCATCCTCCAGCCGATTGGAGATGGACCGGTAGTTACGGCGATGGTAATCGTCAGCCGCCATATGATGTATATATTTGCTGCGCTGTTAATGGTATCGATGATGTTCTTCTTAGTTATTGTCATTATGGTGGCAGCGAGCAATATTACGATGATGGTTCGATAA
- a CDS encoding SpoIIIAH-like family protein has translation MVKKQTVWLLTMLSLLIVLSVYYMTSPDNGEMAFIQDDQWLEEGTGDSEATSENAVTSDVSTEELFASIRLEKQNERDQKTEQLSEIVASSDFSAEEKNEAMEEMESIQATASKESVLENTIRASVPYEDVLVRAEADVIQVTIKANELTKAETREIMQMVSDEFGQKRVEVKFQPEN, from the coding sequence TTGGTTAAAAAACAAACGGTTTGGTTGTTAACGATGTTAAGCTTACTAATTGTGTTAAGCGTGTATTACATGACGTCACCGGATAATGGAGAAATGGCATTTATTCAGGATGATCAGTGGCTTGAGGAAGGAACAGGAGACAGCGAAGCCACATCAGAAAACGCAGTCACTTCAGATGTATCTACCGAAGAATTATTTGCTTCTATCCGTCTTGAAAAGCAGAATGAGCGTGACCAAAAAACCGAGCAATTATCCGAGATCGTAGCATCCAGCGATTTTTCTGCGGAAGAGAAAAATGAAGCCATGGAAGAAATGGAATCTATTCAAGCAACAGCTTCCAAAGAGTCCGTTTTAGAAAATACGATTCGTGCGAGTGTTCCTTATGAGGACGTTTTAGTAAGAGCAGAAGCAGATGTCATTCAAGTAACAATCAAAGCAAACGAGCTCACCAAAGCTGAAACGAGAGAGATCATGCAGATGGTTTCTGATGAATTTGGTCAAAAACGAGTCGAAGTGAAATTTCAGCCTGAGAACTAA
- a CDS encoding Asp23/Gls24 family envelope stress response protein: MDEKQLLNVTEGSTLGNVEIAPEVIEVIAGIAVSEVTGVASMRGNFATGVVERLGKKSHGKGVKVELEAEGIAIDAYVVLDYGISIPDTAKKIQDNTRQALKNMTALEIKEINVHVVGVQMETKEDSDTEEE; this comes from the coding sequence ATGGATGAAAAACAATTGTTGAACGTTACAGAAGGTTCTACTTTAGGTAATGTAGAAATTGCACCAGAAGTTATTGAAGTGATCGCAGGGATTGCGGTTTCTGAAGTGACGGGTGTTGCCTCCATGCGCGGAAATTTCGCTACAGGTGTAGTGGAACGCTTAGGAAAGAAAAGCCACGGCAAAGGTGTAAAAGTTGAGCTGGAAGCAGAGGGAATCGCTATTGACGCTTATGTCGTACTTGATTACGGTATCTCTATACCTGACACTGCTAAGAAAATCCAGGATAATACGAGACAGGCTCTAAAAAACATGACGGCTTTAGAAATTAAAGAAATAAACGTTCACGTAGTCGGTGTCCAGATGGAGACGAAAGAAGACAGTGATACGGAAGAAGAATAA
- the nusB gene encoding transcription antitermination factor NusB has protein sequence MKRRLAREKAFQALFQMDSHEITEQEAIEHVIEEEQEDKFLTELVYGVIEHKEEIDAAIEKNLERWSFSRLARVEKTLLRIAAYELLHQDEVPPQVAINEAVELAKVFGEEQSGKFINGVLSKMVK, from the coding sequence ATGAAACGACGTTTAGCAAGAGAAAAAGCTTTTCAGGCCCTGTTTCAAATGGATTCACATGAAATTACCGAACAGGAAGCGATTGAACACGTTATTGAAGAAGAACAGGAAGATAAATTTCTAACGGAACTTGTATACGGAGTGATCGAACATAAGGAAGAAATCGATGCTGCCATAGAAAAGAACCTGGAGCGGTGGTCTTTCTCCCGCTTAGCAAGAGTAGAAAAGACGCTTCTCCGTATTGCAGCCTACGAACTGCTGCATCAGGACGAAGTGCCGCCGCAGGTAGCCATTAATGAAGCAGTTGAGCTGGCAAAAGTTTTCGGAGAGGAACAGTCCGGCAAATTCATTAACGGTGTACTGTCTAAAATGGTCAAGTAA
- the spoIIIAF gene encoding stage III sporulation protein AF codes for MQVFTQWITEIVLYLVLAILADALLPSGLMKKYARLVLAILLLLIIIDPLLQLLKVNPHQIVQSVHQQMNAGFETEQLKAEIEEKKNEIMRGQDAYTLQQVEEAVSGQLKGPLEEEKVSIETADFEFSTEPYSVESLDKLILTLSSQEEESVVEEVVISANDQTASGTNHPNEADIKNLVAGKLGLNVQQIEIRWEEDHE; via the coding sequence ATGCAGGTTTTTACGCAATGGATAACTGAAATTGTACTCTATTTAGTACTCGCGATACTGGCTGATGCTCTTCTGCCTTCTGGATTGATGAAGAAATATGCCCGGCTGGTCTTAGCCATTTTGCTTTTATTGATTATCATAGACCCTCTCCTCCAGTTATTGAAAGTGAATCCCCATCAGATTGTTCAATCGGTTCACCAGCAGATGAATGCAGGGTTTGAAACCGAACAACTAAAGGCTGAAATAGAAGAAAAGAAAAATGAAATAATGCGTGGACAAGATGCATATACATTACAACAGGTGGAGGAGGCAGTTTCCGGCCAGCTGAAAGGCCCTCTTGAAGAAGAGAAGGTATCAATAGAAACGGCGGATTTTGAGTTCTCTACTGAACCTTACAGCGTTGAATCACTGGACAAGCTGATTCTCACTTTATCGTCTCAAGAAGAAGAAAGTGTGGTGGAAGAAGTGGTCATTTCTGCAAATGACCAGACCGCATCCGGAACGAATCATCCGAATGAAGCAGACATAAAGAATTTAGTTGCCGGAAAACTTGGGTTAAATGTGCAGCAAATTGAAATTCGGTGGGAGGAAGATCATGAGTAA